The Picrophilus oshimae DSM 9789 genome includes a window with the following:
- a CDS encoding YidH family protein — protein sequence MSPSDHLANKRTFLSWVRTGIALMGFGFVIAKFEIFIHILIKSSISKSSIIPGEIMIVIGIITIIYGLYEYLQNEKDLNENNYNSRNLESIVFSFAIIAMAIVLLLLII from the coding sequence ATGTCGCCATCAGATCATCTTGCAAACAAAAGAACCTTTTTATCATGGGTAAGAACTGGAATAGCATTAATGGGCTTTGGTTTTGTCATAGCAAAATTCGAGATCTTTATACATATATTAATAAAGAGCAGCATATCAAAATCAAGCATAATCCCCGGGGAGATAATGATTGTAATTGGAATAATAACAATAATTTACGGCCTTTATGAATATTTGCAGAATGAAAAGGATCTCAATGAAAACAATTACAATTCGAGAAATCTCGAATCCATTGTCTTTTCATTTGCAATAATAGCAATGGCAATCGTGCTATTACTATTAATAATTTAA